In Erigeron canadensis isolate Cc75 chromosome 8, C_canadensis_v1, whole genome shotgun sequence, the DNA window TTAACAATCTCAAGGAACTGCAGCTGCACCATTATGTGGGTCAAATCCATGTATACATGCACTTTACACTTTCCTATGCTTGAACAATGAGATCTCATAAGGCGTACCCAATCCAAAAAAACCTTCACCAAATGGTCAAATGCTATGAAGAAAAAAGTGGACCTATTTCACAGGAAATGAAGTTTTAGAAGACAAATCTAACAAGGATTCCAGCTTATGCTAATAGAAAGTTTTCTATGTTtcattacaaaacaaaaaaaactgtCAAGACTTTGAGCTGAGACAATAAATGACCTTTTTCTACTTGAAATGTTAATGCATTAAATAAATAGTCAACCACTTTAATCAATCTTATATTACAGGTTGGTGACAGATAACAAAGCCACAGATTCAATTGATAAGGCAGAAAGAGAAAACGACAAAACTATCTAACTCATCATGCAAGCAGCACCATGAAGCACAAATAGAACTGACCTCATTAAGCTTAACCTCAAGTTCTTTCACTTTTAACTTCATCTCTTCAACATTTTTTGCTAATACCAACTCTTCTGTATCGTTTATCTGCACAAACTCTTCATTTCTTTTCATAAATTCCTGGCTCTGTTTTACAGGTTCTTCATTCCTTTTTACGGGTTCTTCGTTCCTTTCTACGGGTTCTTCGTTCCTTTCTACAAGTTCTTCGTTCCTTTTTACAGTTTCTTTGTTCCTTTTTACAGCTTCTTTCTCTATCACCGAGTCTTCCCTCCGTGTTGCCTCTACACTTTCACCCTCTACTTTGAACACTTCCATGCCCCCATCAACCTGACATAAGTTTGAAGGTAATTATTTAACCACCCATTCCTACAAACAGAACCTGAATAACTTCTAGTTGACAAACATAGCTGATATATACCATAACAAAATGAAGAAATCCCTATAGCACTCTTCAAACGTATGACATGCATGTTTTCCTTCCTAAACATTAGTCTAGAGGTGGCCAAATCGGTGGTTGGTTAACCAATTAAAGGGTATGATTTTTCATTCAAGTTTACAAGTCAACACTTGGTTGCATACCTTGGGTTGAGAGCTATCTTTCTGGATTGTGTCATCTTTCAACTCTCTGCTTTCATTACTGTGCACAATCTTCATTGTTCCATTAGTTGGCGAGGATTCTGGAGAGTCTGGTGTGGGAATAAGAATCACTTTAAGCCTCTTTTCATCAACAAGTTTACCATCCTCTTTGGCAAACTGCCAAATAGAACCAATCAGTGAAAGAGATTACAATCCAAATTCAAAATACATATTCGTGAAAACACCAACCGTTTCAGATGTCACATCCTCCTCCTTTGTCCCCTCTGAGACAAAGGTACTTTGAACTAAGAATTTGTCCCTGCAGATCATGTCAGGAGGAGCTACCTTTTGTGCTTGCATAGTAACTGCATCAGCACCAAAAGAATTGGATAATTAAGATGCATAAAGGATTGGACAATTAACAATGAATCTATCAAAGATTTAACCCACTAGCTAGAACATAGTTCTTAGAATGAAGTACGCAGATTGTACATGACATATATGAAACACTTCACATGCATCAGGATCTTTG includes these proteins:
- the LOC122578152 gene encoding vesicle-associated protein 1-2-like, producing the protein MKPDILELQPHDLQFNFELKKQSSCAVQMINKTNQHVAFKIKTTNPKKYCVRPNTGVIDPNSSCDFTVTMQAQKVAPPDMICRDKFLVQSTFVSEGTKEEDVTSETFAKEDGKLVDEKRLKVILIPTPDSPESSPTNGTMKIVHSNESRELKDDTIQKDSSQPKVDGGMEVFKVEGESVEATRREDSVIEKEAVKRNKETVKRNEELVERNEEPVERNEEPVKRNEEPVKQSQEFMKRNEEFVQINDTEELVLAKNVEEMKLKVKELEVKLNEAKATILHLSEEKRLATQEKHFLQGELDLLRSKRHRAQVGFPLLYVFMVALVSLYLGYLLHH